One part of the Coffea eugenioides isolate CCC68of chromosome 10, Ceug_1.0, whole genome shotgun sequence genome encodes these proteins:
- the LOC113749466 gene encoding protein FD-like isoform X2, whose protein sequence is MDNRGSSTTSTKTKDNINTTVQISAPTSKSSSAIPTSSPIPIAPAPAPAPPSSCNSKYSMEEVWKDICPSALLHQPTSTSSSAAALEGIVFQEFLSRPSRAQYDSTSRHHHHHHPGRHSSLESIDRGSFGSHSQGQPAPAATASITLSLNATRPPPSSSFSLPLDHDLDADANLNPPTVEFSILPEKRASQDEDTCHRNKRMIKNRESAARSRARKQAYTSELEIKVARLMEENAKLRRQQQEKHCLQQAPAPFPKKQMLCRTLTAPF, encoded by the exons ATGGACAATCGCGGTAGTAGCACAACCAGTACCAAGACGAAGGATAACATTAACACCACGGTTCAAATCTCAGCTCCAACCTCAAAGTCATCTTCTGCTATTCCGACCTCATCTCCCATTCCCATAGCCCCAGCCCCAGCCCCAGCCCCTCCCAGCAGCTGCAACAGTAAGTATTCCATGGAAGAAGTCTGGAAAGATATCTGTCCCTCTGCTCTCCTCCACCAGCCCACCAGTACCTCTTCCTCCGCTGCTGCCCTCGAGGGTATTGTTTTCCAGGAGTTCTTGTCCCGACCTTCAAGGGCCCAGTATGACTCGACTAGTcgccatcatcatcatcatcatcctggCCGCCATTCTTCTTTAGAAAGCATCGACAGAGGCTCCTTTGGTTCCCACTCCCAGGGACAGCCAGCTCCGGCCGCGACTGCATCAATCACTCTGAGCTTGAACGCAACGAGGCCACCACcctcttcttcattttctcttcCTCTGGACCATGATCTTGATGCCGATGCCAATTTGAACCCTCCCACCGTCGAGTTTTCTATCTTGCCTGAGAAAAGGGCGTCTCAAGATGAAGACACTTGTCACCGGAACAAGCGTATGATCAAGAATAGAGAGTCGGCTGCCAGGTCCAGGGCTAGAAAACAG GCTTACACCAGCGAGTTGGAGATTAAGGTTGCACGTTTAATGGAGGAAAATGCTAAGCTTAGAAGGCAACAACAAGAGAAG CACTGTCTGCAGCAGGCTCCTGCCCCGTTTCCAAAAAAGCAAATGCTGTGCCGAACCTTAACAGCCCCATTTTAA
- the LOC113749466 gene encoding protein FD-like isoform X1: MDNRGSSTTSTKTKDNINTTVQISAPTSKSSSAIPTSSPIPIAPAPAPAPPSSCNSKYSMEEVWKDICPSALLHQPTSTSSSAAALEGIVFQEFLSRPSRAQYDSTSRHHHHHHPGRHSSLESIDRGSFGSHSQGQPAPAATASITLSLNATRPPPSSSFSLPLDHDLDADANLNPPTVEFSILPEKRASQDEDTCHRNKRMIKNRESAARSRARKQQAYTSELEIKVARLMEENAKLRRQQQEKHCLQQAPAPFPKKQMLCRTLTAPF, encoded by the exons ATGGACAATCGCGGTAGTAGCACAACCAGTACCAAGACGAAGGATAACATTAACACCACGGTTCAAATCTCAGCTCCAACCTCAAAGTCATCTTCTGCTATTCCGACCTCATCTCCCATTCCCATAGCCCCAGCCCCAGCCCCAGCCCCTCCCAGCAGCTGCAACAGTAAGTATTCCATGGAAGAAGTCTGGAAAGATATCTGTCCCTCTGCTCTCCTCCACCAGCCCACCAGTACCTCTTCCTCCGCTGCTGCCCTCGAGGGTATTGTTTTCCAGGAGTTCTTGTCCCGACCTTCAAGGGCCCAGTATGACTCGACTAGTcgccatcatcatcatcatcatcctggCCGCCATTCTTCTTTAGAAAGCATCGACAGAGGCTCCTTTGGTTCCCACTCCCAGGGACAGCCAGCTCCGGCCGCGACTGCATCAATCACTCTGAGCTTGAACGCAACGAGGCCACCACcctcttcttcattttctcttcCTCTGGACCATGATCTTGATGCCGATGCCAATTTGAACCCTCCCACCGTCGAGTTTTCTATCTTGCCTGAGAAAAGGGCGTCTCAAGATGAAGACACTTGTCACCGGAACAAGCGTATGATCAAGAATAGAGAGTCGGCTGCCAGGTCCAGGGCTAGAAAACAG CAGGCTTACACCAGCGAGTTGGAGATTAAGGTTGCACGTTTAATGGAGGAAAATGCTAAGCTTAGAAGGCAACAACAAGAGAAG CACTGTCTGCAGCAGGCTCCTGCCCCGTTTCCAAAAAAGCAAATGCTGTGCCGAACCTTAACAGCCCCATTTTAA
- the LOC113749116 gene encoding uncharacterized protein LOC113749116 — protein sequence MAGKAAVKSVVKSVGEYQYPWRDKLVKYKDELSKGVWGYWELGAWKPLGISARRRARLRKEVLLAGEDWNYDPQRKEMRNKRKGHKCDRIAAEKRENTAALMQKMPAMLADYRKRRWERKMKEEDDAARRAVQE from the coding sequence ATGGCAGGAAAAGCTGCAGTGAAATCTGTGGTGAAGTCAGTTGGCGAATACCAGTATCCATGGCGAGATAAGCTGGTGAAATACAAGGACGAGCTATCTAAAGGAGTTTGGGGTTATTGGGAGCTTGGGGCTTGGAAGCCTCTGGGCATCAGTGCCCGTCGTCGGGCCCGCCTTCGCAAAGAGGTTCTTCTTGCTGGGGAAGATTGGAATTATGATCCCCAAAGGAAGGAAATGAGAAACAAGCGTAAAGGGCATAAGTGTGACAGAATTGCTGCTGAAAAGCGGGAGAATACTGCTGCATTGATGCAGAAGATGCCTGCCATGTTAGCTGATTATAGGAAGAGAAGGTGGGAGAGGAAGATGAAAGAGGAAGATGATGCTGCTAGGAGAGCTGTGCAAGAATAG